Proteins from one Bactrocera neohumeralis isolate Rockhampton chromosome 3, APGP_CSIRO_Bneo_wtdbg2-racon-allhic-juicebox.fasta_v2, whole genome shotgun sequence genomic window:
- the LOC126752318 gene encoding cytochrome c oxidase subunit 5B, mitochondrial-like, protein MASITINCSLALRKAARKVVCDSIRCISSTKICLAEMNDPMDHATGIEKRELEQWKAGNKDPWLLDTVLKRGPGTKEQPTMIPSAFDGRIVGCSCKGNRFVNWMWLEKGAPKRCECGFYFQLKEVKPV, encoded by the exons ATGGCGTCAATAACAATAAACTGTTCGCTTGCGCTTCGGAAAGCCGCTCGTAAAGTCGTTTGCGATTCGATACGCTGCATCTCAAGTACTAAAATTTGTTTAGCGG AAATGAACGATCCCATGGATCATGCAACTGGCATAGAGAAACGTGAATTAGAACAATGGAAGGCTGGTAATAAAGATCCTTGGTTGCTCGACACGGTCTTAAAGCGCGGACCCGGCACCAAGGAGCAGCCAACAATGATACCATCCGCATTCGATGGACGTATTGTGGGCTGTTCCT GTAAGGGCAATCGCTTTGTGAACTGGATGTGGCTTGAAAAAGGTGCGCCAAAACGTTGTGAATGTGGATTCTATTTCCAATTGAAGGAAGTAAAGCCGGTTTAA
- the LOC126752317 gene encoding tRNA (adenine(58)-N(1))-methyltransferase non-catalytic subunit TRM6: MTKTEVSEMPKIQLGDYIVIQRQKYTKLQKFGNLDTTSMLGKEQLELRGLLDQPYSATFKMCPKETTPSKQRGQRNLRLHTLELCNELEMRDIRDRLGISASGADNRDIIDDGDSQALRPQDIEELREQHSESTKIIEKIVENSKTFHAKTEYSQEKYLRKKEKKYFEFVQIHRPTLRLITEIYYRQDADKVMGMRLDTLSQLISYSGVSAFGNYLMYESGTNGLLPASFLNSMGAGTEATLVHMHPGNVPQKQAMLALNLPHEQLQRCISVNLYSVLREYYQGESQEGPEVAAEPSTPLEEIEPSSKKQKLNDGDAAPATTSSTSSDSNGENSTSPAISSVNTPVQTQKWQVENRRACELMRAKFDGLVIAAKEHPSNIVQALLPFVKSSRPIVVYSQSKELLMDLHVELKSSSNATNLHLTSNWLRYYQILPNRTHPEVNMNGNSGYLLTGYTIG; encoded by the exons aTGACAAAAACTGAAGTCAGCGAAATGCCCAAAATTCAATTGGGTGACTATATAGTGATTCAGCGACAAAAGTATACTAAATTGCAGAAATTCGGCAATTTGGATACAACATCCATGTTGGGTAAAGAGCAATTGGAATTACGCGGGCTTTTGGATCAACCTTACAGTGCCACTTTCAAAATGTGTCCCAAAGAGACCACACCTTCCAAACAGCGTGGACAACGTAATCTCCGTCTACACACGCTAGAGCTGTGTAATGAATTGGAAATGCGCGACATACGCGATCGTTTGGGTATATCGGCAAGTGGTGCTGATAATCGCGACATAATTGACGATGGTGATTCGCAAGCGTTGCGACCACAGGATATTGAGGAACTGCGCGAACAACATAGTGAATCGACTAAAATTATtgagaaaattgttgaaaattccaAAACATTTCACGCCAAGACCGAGTACTcccaagaaaaatatttacgtaaaaaggagaagaaatattttgaatttgtgcAAATACATCGACCCACACTGCGCTTAATTACGGAGATTTACTATCGACAAGATGCTGACAAAGTGATGGGCATGCGTTTGGACACACTCTCACAACTTATCTCCTACTCAGGCGTGAGTGCATTTGGCAACTACTTGATGTACGAAAGTGGCACAAACGGCTTGTTACCAGCTAGTTTCCTGAATTCAATGGGTGCTGGTACCGAGGCAACATTGGTGCACATGCACCCCGGTAATGTGCCGCAAAAGCAAGCTATGCTCGCCCTAAATTTGCCACATGAGCAATTGCAGCGTTGCATCTCGGTAAATTTGTATTCCGTATTGCGTGAGTACTATCAAGGTGAAAGTCAGGAAGGCCCGGAAGTTGCAGCAGAGCCAAGCACACCATTAGAAGAGATTGAGCCTAGCAGTAAAAAACAGAAATTGAACGATGGTGATGCGG CACCCGCAACTACATCTTCTACTAGTAGTGATAGCAATGGCGAAAACAGTACGTCCCCGGCGATATCATCAGTTAACACACCGGTGCAAACACAAAAATGGCAAGTGGAAAACCGTCGTGCTTGTGAACTAATGCGCGCGAAATTCGATGGGCTCGTAATTGCTGCCAAGGAGCATCCGAGTAACATAGTACAAGCCTTATTACCATTTGTAAAGTCCTCCCGACCGATTGTTGTGTACAGTCAAAGTAAAGAGTTGCTCATGGATTTGCATGTAGAGCTAAAGAGCAGTTCAAATGCCACAAACCTGCATTTGACTTCAAATTGGTTACGCTATTATCAAATATTGCCTAATCGCACGCATCCGGAAGTAAATATGAATGGTAATAGTGGCTACCTATTGACCGGTTATACTATAGGTTAA
- the LOC126752753 gene encoding protein CNPPD1 — translation MAFGRSARKRKDNGGSHSTTTKASQVMPHGEYIDRIRKSLYFGDDTLDEEMEMSRPLAEYASELFSAPHKGHSLKRLTKVAAGSVHASPCSLIMALIYLDRLNVADPMYVLRITPQELFIVSMMISTKFYAGHDEEIYLSDWAEDGHMTEKRLKKLELEFLCAIEWNIYISNEEFFNKLSSIEKHLARREGLRRGWLTYTELRQMLPSFTLAKFILNNIAVMAISYAASVITIAGAFFVASQIPGTSLYRKAVSTVVSDDIIVQQPPPPIVDYATTQLNAQQRQRRTNKTEMTTTSTDLQATALDSENVFNASCSALNVEEELLKLECQYRLEAQREAVRQRQHEIESATRLTLPDATQHIVSGNKKSKNAWYTIHFGNWFAFKEEYPEHSVSAWLRLLEELDERDYTPEKIEKKLYESRYPVLRDWNAGNYTSVFWHIISGATQITYMRFPLAWFKFA, via the exons ATGGCTTTTGGGCGTAGCGCCAGAAAGCGCAAAGACAATGGTGGCTCACACTCCACTACCACAAAGGCGAGTCag GTGATGCCTCATGGCGAATACATTGATCGTATACGGAAATCACTTTACTTCGGTGATGATACACTCGACGAGGAAATGGAAATGTCCCGTCCACTCGCCGAATATGCTTCCGAATTATTTTCCGCACCTCATAAGGGGCACTCTCTAAAACGTTTGACTAAAGTTGCTGCTGGTAGTGTACATGCTTCTCCCTGTTCACTCATAATGGCTTTAATATATTTGGATCGTTTGAATGTGGCTGATCCTATGTACGTACTGCGCATAACACCACAAGAGCTTTTTATTGTATCAATG atgatttcgacaaaattcTATGCTGGTCATGATGAGGAAATCTATTTGAGTGATTGGGCTGAAGATGGGCATATGACTGAGAAAAGACTGAAGAAATTAGAGTTGGAATTTTTGTGTGCTATA GAATGGAATATTTACATATCGAATGAGGagttcttcaataaattgagtAGCATTGAGAAGCATCTCGCACGGCGTGAAGGATTGCGGCGTGGTTGGCTGACATACACTGAATTAAGACAAATGTTACCATCGTTTACATTGGCGAAATTCATACTAAATAATATTGCTGTAATGGCTATCAGTTATGCGGCAAGTGTTATAACTATAGCCGGTGCCTTCTTTGTGGCTAGCCAAATTCCTGGAACTTCATTATATCGCAAGGCTGTGTCTACAGTAGTGAGTGATGATATTATAGTACAACAGCCACCACCACCCATTGTTGATTATGCTACTACACAATTAAATGCTCAACAACGTCAAAGGCGCActaataaaacagaaatgaCAACAACGTCAACAGATCTACAAGCCACAGCTCTAGATAGTGAAAACGTATTCAATGCTTCATGCTCAGCTTTAAATGTGGAAGAAGAACTTTTGAAGTTGGAGTGCCAGTATAGGTTGGAAGCACAACGTGAGGCTGTACGTCAACGTCAACATGAAATTGAGAGTGCCACACGCCTGACATTGCCCGATGCAACGCAACACATCGTGAGTGGAAACAAGAAATCGAAGAATGCTTGGTATACGATACATTTTGGTAATTGGTTCGCTTTTAAAGAAGAATATCCGGAGCATAGTGTTAGTGCTTGGTTACGATTACTAGAGGAATTGGATGAAAGAGACTACACGCccgaaaaaatagaaaagaaactatATGAAAGTCGCTATCCCGTTTTGAGAGACTGGAACGCCGGAAACTATACATCTGTATTCTGGCATATTATCAGTGGAGCCACTCAAATAACTTACATGCGCTTTCCATTAGCTTGGTTTAAATTTGCTTAG
- the LOC126752121 gene encoding uncharacterized protein LOC126752121: protein MSDFKVPTCGSTSMSVTTLDPVEAMDIDEQSEYVSDEKEDKEFEKLLWSIDDDTLFQPLGFTNHGTDAGKTVFVTWNEEYLLNFVFKRSKRTKKISLTKVRLPMPSGEIVNDMFILELNALLLMRSGHVYYFSSVKSMHAVDWLNDTGGGVRCMALAPPTGFSCIRYLATEKALVLEMYRDVPDIGRNAPALLQRCDITFDDRNIFNCSWEDERYTLVSQQVTEDNLNFLKCVLMEEVDLEVGQWLHIFTVSSNVFALIVAPAEHNDDDNDKNTSCEYNIQLLCTYATNVDSVQIDCVEQRCLIFLQCGTIDIWYYSRIICGLRRMQHHTGSQYSHQVYAASTRCFYFTDEEQVAQLHFSYNAETDCCRVQETYKVIPGMVACTWVETQRQLICLSCNNIFYKITFEPTVNAKASNVSGSFSEAINTEYENFQKLYELTPARLSRLLARGELVDELTQLPKQMHAAVEQECVKQQLLAVASNRHLYRYIAKARLVYSVQLPTAFQPDVIIMYANNYYQLHHDSYVALIYMQINKDDVLHGGDSLWHLFINVDCSESYMLHIPNTLLEQQLCIVIPLKRTEKTLLAEFEIKLYTLVCLEADFVAVSLPIDLEINVATYAELFTSYKRCVTICNNYDIQKLIANFLNQMRKKDKKAKVDEAQQGEHILKHTLHLPSTCPFNSIAKCVNVPNVVAQSIECYFMSTAIKITHMPAEKYIILESMDPVALCYLKLHLLNNMPELLANRDEVDASERRQSLMQLQCELTQCTNALLQASAHDESMTSNDSGAAAYSMELQQLKNIYSKLRQDFHKLYS, encoded by the exons ATGAGTGATTTTAAAGTGCCAACATGTGGGAGCACATCAATGTCGGTAACTACCTTGGATCCCGTGGAAGCGATGGACATAGATGAACAGAGTGAATATGTTTCTGATGAAAAGGAAGATAAAGAATTCGAGAAACTACTTTGGTCTATAGATGATGACACGCTCTTCCAGCCACTTGGTTTTACAAATCACGGCACCGATGCTGGGAAAACAGTATTTGTAACGTGGAATGAAGAATATCTGCTAAATTTTGTATTCAAACGCTCAAAGCGAACGAAGAAAATTAGTTTGACAAAAGTACGTTTGCCAATGCCTTCAGGAGAAATAGTAAACGACATGTTCATACTCGAATTGAATGCCTTGCTGCTTATGCGAAGTGGACATGTATACTATTTCAGTTCAGTGAAATCTATGCATGCAGTTGACTGGCTCAATGACACTGGCGGTGGAGTGCGTTGCATGGCTTTGGCGCCACCAACGGGATTTAGTTGCATACGTTATCTAGCAACAGAGAAGGCGCTTGTGTTAGAGATGTATCGAGATGTGCCAGACATAGGACGTAATGCACCCGCATTATTGCAGCGTTGTGATATTACATTTGATGACAGAAATATATTCAACTGTTCATGGGAGGATGAACGTTACACACTAGTATCTCAACAAGTTACGgaagataatttaaattttctaaagtgTGTACTTATGGAGGAAGTAGATTTAGAAGTCGGACAATGGCTACACATATTTACGGTATCCAGTAACGTATTTGCATTGATTGTAG ccCCAGCCGAGCATAATGACGATGATAATGATAAAAATACTAGTTGCGAATATAACATACAGTTGCTCTGTACTTACGCTACCAATGTTGATTCTGTGCAAATAGACTGTGTTGAGCAACGCTGTCTTATTTTTCTGCAATGTGGTACCATTGATATCTGGTATTATTCACGGATAATTTGTGGCTTGCGACGCATGCAACATCACACTGGTTCACAATATAGTCACCAAGTGTATGCAGCCAGCACACGCTGCTTCTACTTTACAGACGAAGAACAGGTGGCACAACTGCATTTCAGCTATAATGCCGAAACGGACTGTTGTCGTGTGCAAGAGACCTACAAAGTCATACCTGGCATGGTAGCATGTACTTGGGTAGAGACTCAGCGACAGTTGATTTGTTTAAgttgcaataatatattttataaaattacttttgaacCAACAGTCAACGCCAAAGCGTCCAATGTAAGTGGAAGCTTTTCGGAAGCGATAAATACGGAATATGAGAATTTTCAAAAGCTGTACGAGTTGACACCAGCTCGATTGTCGCGTCTACTCGCACGCGGGGAACTAGTAGACGAATTGACACAGTTACCGAAACAAATGCATGCAGCTGTTGAACAAGAATGTGTAAAGCAACAATTGCTTGCCGTTGCCTCAAATCGTCACCTATATCGGTACATCGCGAAAGCGCGTCTGGTTTACAGTGTGCAATTGCCAACGGCATTCCAGCCAGATGTGATTATAATGTATGCAAATAATTATTACCAACTACATCATGACAGTTATGTGGCACTTATATATATGCAAATCAACAAGGACGATGTATTGCACGGCGGTGACAgcctttggcatttatttataaatgttgacTGCAGTGAGAGCTATATGCTACACATACCCAATACGCTACTAGAGCAGCAATTATGCATTGTAATACCCTTAAAGCGGACTGAAAAGACGCTGCTAGCAGAGTTTGAGATCAAATTGTACACGCTTGTGTGCTTGGAGGCCGATTTTGTGGCGGTGTCGTTGCCCATTGATTTGGAAATAAATGTTGCTACTTATGCTGAACTCTTTACTAGCTATAAACGTTGTGTGACTATTTGCAACAACTATGATATTCAAAAGTTAATAGCGAATTTCCTTAATCAAATGcggaaaaaagacaaaaaagcaaaagtggATGAAGCACAGCAAGGAGAGCATATATTGAAACATACCTTGCACCTGCCCTCCACTTGTCCTTTCAACAGTATTGCCAAGTGCGTCAATGTGCCTAATGTGGTAGCACAAAGCATTGAATGTTACTTTATGTCAACAGCCATCAAAATTACACATATGCCCGCAGAGAAGTATATAATTTTGGAAAGTATGGATCCAGTAGCATTATGTTATCTCAAGCTTCATTTGTTAAATAACATGCCAGAATTGCTAGCGAATCGTGATGAAGTTGATGCCAGCGAAAGACGACAAAGTCTTATG CAACTTCAATGTGAATTAACGCAATGCACAAATGCGCTTCTGCAAGCGTCCGCGCATGATGAGAGCATGACAAGCAATGATAGCGGCGCAGCTGCATATTCGATGGAGCTGCAGCAGTTGAAAAACATCTATTCTAAACTGCGTCAGGATTTTCACAAACTATACAGCTGA